One window of Salmo salar chromosome ssa11, Ssal_v3.1, whole genome shotgun sequence genomic DNA carries:
- the LOC106562155 gene encoding U3 small nucleolar ribonucleoprotein protein MPP10: MATGDIGNTLECCLKLLNIKTAHPEHFLSLQGAVATDFTYLTKTLYDLHKTHEPAGSKGSPLDQLVVENFDEEQIWQELELQNTAVLKHFETAVSQAALDTALTILFDKEDADEEPDEGVEQDGEDIEEETRERDLEDDGQGECLTGVNTDEDSDVDFDVDALEKQAKQKKCSAVRESKPLAPPSEVDDRFFKLSEMESFLDDMDRREGKEGEGDVDYFQDLPSGDEDDDVGLFSEDVSSKKTKKTSPLKSSRNLKYKDFFDAVDVDPAQTADQSDAEDEDNSIDGIEEEDEENEDFVEDEECRQAKEALKRVTFNLPGESDDSEGEDMADIFGGKSQNATKPESKSSFEKRQDKMAEKIQDLEKAAMGEKPWQLTGEVSAQTRPENSLLEVDVAFDSASRMAPAVTEETTLQLEDIIKQRIKDQVWDDVVRKEKPKEEVFEYKKRLTLDHEKSKLSLAEVYEQEYLKQNQQKTEDEENPAHVEIQKLMDSLFLKLDALSNFHFTPKPPVPEVKVVSNLPSIAMEEVAPVSASSGTLLAPEEVKEKNKAGDVLGDSEKTSTDKKRERRKKKKVKRVKIHEKDKRQKLKEANRTGENKKQSKAEVAENLKKLTKGGKATLLKDEGKDKALRSSSAFFSQLQDQVKSQIKGAKDPGSKKKKHKEVSASKLKL, translated from the exons ATGGCTACCGGGGACATAGGTAACACGTTGGAGTGCTGTTTAAAGCTACTAAACATAAAAACTGCACATCCAGAACATTTTCTTAG TCTTCAGGGTGCCGTGGCAACAGACTTCACTTACCTCACTAAGACCCTGTATGATTTACACAAAACCCACGAGCCAGCAGGCTCAAAGGGAAGCCCTCTGGACCAGCTGGTGGTTGAGAACTTTGACGAGGAACAGATATGGCAGGAGCTGGAGCTCCAGAATACTGCAGTGCTGAAGCACTTTGAGACAGCAGTGAGTCAGGCTGCCTTGGATACAGCTCTGACTATCCTGTTTGATAAAGAGGATGCTGATGAGGAGCCAGATGAAGGGGTTGAACAAGATGGTGAAGACATAgaagaggagacgagagagagggattTGGAAGATGATGGGCAAGGAGAATGCTTGACAGGGGTTAACACAGACGAGGACTCTGATGTAGATTTTGATGTGGACGCATTAGAAAAACAAGCTAAACAGAAGAAATGCTCAGCGGTGAGAGAGTCAAAGCCACTGGCTCCTCCATCAGAGGTTGATGACAGGTTCTTTAAGCTCTCAGAGATGGAGTCCTTTCTGGACGATATGGACagaagggaggggaaggagggggaaggTGATGTAGACTACTTCCAGGACTTGCCCTCTGGAGATGAAGATGATGACGTAGGCCTCTTCAGTGAAGATGTTTCTtccaaaaaaaccaaaaaaacaagCCCA CTGAAAAGTTCCAGGAATCTGAAGTACAAAGACTTTTTTGATGCTGTGGATGTTGATCCTGCACAAACAGCTGACCAATCAGACGCAGAGGATGAGGACAACAGTATAGATGGGAtagaagaagaagatgaagaaaATGA GGACTTCGTTGAGGATGAAGAGTGCAGACAAGCCAAGGAGGCTTTGAAACGGGTGACCTTTAACCTACCTGGAGAAAGTGATGACAGTGAGGGAGAAGACATGGCGGACATCTTTGGAGGAAAGTCTCAAAATGCAACAAAACCTGAATCCAAATCATCCTTTGAGAAACGACAAGACAAG ATGGCTGAAAAGATCCAGGATTTGGAAAAGGCTGCCATGGGAGAGAAGCCATGGCAACTAACAGGAGAGGTGTCTGCTCAGACTCGTCCAGAGAACAGCCTTCTTGAGGTGGATGTGGCATTTGACTCGGCCTCCCGGATGG CCCCTGCTGTAACAGAGGAAACCACTCTGCAGCTGGAGGACATCATCAAGCAGAGGATTAAAGACCAG GTGTGGGATGATGTGGTGCGCAAGGAGAAGCCTAAGGAAGAGGTATTTGAGTACAAGAAGAGGCTGACTCTGGACCATGAGAAGAGCAAGCTGAGCCTTGCAGAGGTTTATGAGCAGGAGTACCTCAAGCAGAATCAG CAAAAGACAGAGGACGAAGAAAACCCAGCCCATGTAGAAATTCAAAAGCTCATGGATTCTCTATTCCTTAAACTTGACGCTCTCTCTAACTTCCACTTCACACCCAAACCG CCTGTTCCTGAAGTGAAAGTTGTCTCCAATTTGCCTTCTATTGCTATGGAGGAAGTTGCGCCAGTCAGTGCTAGTAGTGGCACTCTATTGGCTCCAGAGGAAGTCAAG GAGAAGAACAAGGCTGGCGACGTGCTGGGTGACTCTGAAAAGACCTCCACAGACAAGAAACGAGAGAGACGCAAGAAGAAGAAGGTGAAGCGTGTCAAGATCCACGAGAAGGATAAGAGACAGAAACTGAAGGAGGCTAACAGAACTGGAGAGAACAAGAAACAATCAAAGGCAGAGGTGGCAGAAAACCTCAAGAAACTCACAAAGGGAGGCAAAGCAACATTATTAAAG GA
- the LOC106562156 gene encoding methylmalonyl-CoA epimerase, mitochondrial — protein MAASVLKVARLLKCVRHTCSPTLRTLSTSTPLCQGIPGSVWKLGRLNHIAIAVPDMEKATALYRDVLGAQVSDKVPLPEHGVYTVFVELGNTKLELLHPLGEKSPIAGFLQKNKSGGMHHICIEVDDISAAIVDLKARNIRTLSAEPRIGAHGKPVMFLHPKDCDGVLVELEQG, from the exons ATGGCGGCGTCCGTGTTGAAGGTTGCAC GTCTCTTAAAGTGTGTTCGTCACACTTGTTCTCCAACCCTGAGGACACTTTCAACCTCAACACCACTCTGCCAAGGTATTCCAGGATCTGTCTGGAAACTGGGAAGGCTAAATCACATCGCTATAGCTGTACCAGACATGGAGAAAGCCACTGCTCTTTACAGAGATGTGCTGGGGGCTCAGGTCAGCGATAAAGTTCCCCTTCCTGAGCATGGAGTCTACACTGTCTTTGTGGAGCTGGGTAACACCAAGCTGGAACTGCTGCACCCACTCGGGGAGAAGAGCCCCATCGCAGGCTTCCTACAGAAGAACAAATCTGGTGGGATGCACCATATCTGCATTGAG GTTGATGATATCAGTGCAGCGATAGTGGATCTGAAGGCTAGGAACATAAGAACCCTGTCAGCTGAACCACGGATAGGCGCTCATGGGAAACCTGTCATGTTCCTCCACCCAAAAGACTGTGATGGAGTACTTGTGGAACTGGAGCAAGGCTGA